A window of the Brachybacterium sacelli genome harbors these coding sequences:
- a CDS encoding sensor histidine kinase, with protein MSNRLLGVLSSRRAWLPPVGFVLAGVFFAVSVPAGFLRAWSLSAPPLGWVQWSSALVVAAATMLALPRRTLPEHVVVAGACAALTIVAVSIAMLVVTPAAGEWRPTVLTPPERYGLALLSLLTAYRCRPGPAVAVVAAAGLAAGSAPLLRLAAYGTDTPAFVLIASSLAVVVAAVSIGLLLRVSAAARAQQFAHARREERLALARDVHDTVAHHMTGVIVQAQASRHIAERDPQAAVCALDHIEQASTEALTAMRRVVAMLREDTTPAPRAPTELRAALHQLANATGPPQVRLTIHDDTDTRLPPEVSSTVLRITQESLTNARRHAHASHIDVVTRLTDDHVILDITDDGRGAPPHHGQGYGLVGLAERVDMLVGDFAAGPGPAGGWRVHARLPIRPGQS; from the coding sequence GTGAGCAATCGTCTGCTGGGGGTGCTCTCATCCCGTCGTGCCTGGTTGCCTCCGGTGGGTTTCGTCCTCGCTGGCGTGTTCTTCGCCGTCAGCGTCCCGGCCGGTTTCTTACGCGCCTGGTCTCTGAGCGCCCCGCCGCTGGGATGGGTGCAATGGTCCAGTGCTCTCGTCGTCGCGGCCGCGACGATGCTCGCCTTGCCGCGGCGGACCCTGCCCGAACACGTCGTTGTCGCCGGGGCATGCGCTGCCCTGACCATCGTCGCAGTTTCCATCGCCATGCTGGTCGTCACGCCCGCTGCCGGCGAGTGGCGGCCGACGGTGCTGACTCCGCCCGAGAGATACGGTCTGGCACTGCTGTCGCTGCTGACCGCCTATCGTTGCCGACCCGGGCCCGCGGTCGCCGTCGTCGCCGCTGCTGGGCTGGCCGCCGGCAGCGCCCCGCTGCTGCGGCTGGCCGCCTACGGGACTGACACCCCAGCGTTCGTGCTGATCGCCTCATCCTTGGCCGTCGTCGTGGCCGCGGTCAGCATCGGCTTGCTCCTGCGTGTGTCAGCAGCCGCCCGCGCCCAGCAGTTCGCCCATGCCCGGCGCGAGGAACGCCTCGCCCTGGCCCGGGACGTCCACGACACCGTCGCCCACCACATGACCGGAGTCATCGTGCAAGCCCAAGCATCACGGCACATCGCCGAACGCGACCCACAGGCAGCCGTCTGCGCTCTCGACCACATCGAACAAGCGAGCACCGAGGCACTGACCGCAATGCGCCGCGTGGTCGCCATGCTGCGCGAGGACACCACTCCGGCCCCACGCGCACCCACCGAGTTGCGCGCCGCCCTTCACCAACTCGCCAACGCGACCGGGCCTCCTCAGGTGCGTCTGACCATCCACGACGACACCGACACGCGCCTGCCACCCGAGGTCAGTTCGACCGTGCTGCGCATCACCCAAGAATCGTTGACCAACGCCCGGCGGCACGCACACGCCTCCCACATTGACGTCGTGACCCGTCTGACCGACGATCACGTGATCCTCGATATCACCGACGACGGGCGCGGCGCACCGCCTCATCACGGTCAGGGGTACGGGCTGGTCGGGTTGGCCGAACGGGTGGACATGCTCGTCGGCGATTTCGCCGCCGGGCCGGGTCCAGCTGGCGGGTGGCGCGTCCACGCACGTCTGCCGATACGTCCGGGGCAGTCGTGA
- a CDS encoding alpha/beta fold hydrolase, which yields MIGTSQTLPPQFYDIFSHHFTDLDEVRLHHVEGGPRDGEPIVLVHGWPQTWYAWRKVMPALVAAGHRVIAIEYRGAGDSSRPAGGYDKKTMAGDLRQLFDRLGLDRVHLVARDIGLMVAYAVAAQWPERVASLTMLDVPVPGTTAWQQAKSDPQTWHFGLHRQRDVAELLIGGREYDYLSTFYRERTQVADAITDDDLAVYARAYAAPGALRAGFELYRAFDQDEHDLAELQATKLDMPVLAMAGELDNGRLIAEMAHEIGTDVESAVVPGGGHWTPEENPDFLLEQLLRFLPRART from the coding sequence ATGATTGGCACCAGCCAGACACTGCCACCGCAGTTCTACGACATCTTCAGCCACCACTTCACCGACCTCGACGAGGTCCGTCTGCATCACGTCGAGGGCGGGCCTCGCGACGGTGAGCCCATCGTACTGGTCCACGGCTGGCCGCAGACCTGGTACGCCTGGCGCAAGGTGATGCCGGCCCTCGTCGCAGCAGGCCATCGTGTGATCGCAATTGAGTACCGCGGGGCCGGAGACTCGAGCCGACCGGCCGGCGGATACGACAAAAAAACGATGGCCGGCGACCTGCGCCAGTTGTTCGATCGGCTCGGCCTCGACCGCGTGCACTTGGTTGCGCGCGACATCGGTCTCATGGTCGCCTACGCAGTTGCCGCGCAGTGGCCCGAACGGGTCGCGTCCTTGACGATGCTCGATGTTCCGGTTCCCGGCACCACCGCGTGGCAGCAGGCCAAGAGCGACCCTCAGACCTGGCACTTCGGGCTGCACCGCCAGCGTGACGTGGCGGAGTTGCTCATCGGCGGCCGCGAGTACGACTACCTCTCGACTTTCTACCGTGAACGCACCCAGGTCGCAGACGCCATCACCGATGACGACCTCGCCGTCTACGCACGTGCCTATGCCGCCCCGGGCGCTCTGCGCGCGGGCTTTGAGCTCTACCGCGCCTTCGACCAGGACGAGCACGACCTCGCCGAACTACAGGCCACCAAGCTGGATATGCCGGTGCTCGCCATGGCAGGCGAACTGGATAATGGAAGACTGATCGCCGAGATGGCACACGAGATCGGCACCGACGTGGAATCGGCTGTCGTCCCCGGCGGGGGCCACTGGACTCCCGAGGAGAACCCGGACTTCCTGCTCGAACAGCTGCTCCGGTTCCTGCCCCGGGCTCGCACATGA
- a CDS encoding TetR/AcrR family transcriptional regulator, whose protein sequence is MPKRVDHDLRRAQIIDSLVRCAAREGLHAITMRAVAAEAGVSLRLVQYYFQSKSQMMQAALESLESQSVAQWAERITASASSSARARLEAFLAAALPTDEQSRTHHLLWTSYAVLSMTDTAMAEQPFIDGPNLRERELAQLLRNAIDDGELPVDRDPDIEAGRLLTLSHGLGTSVLVGQRTITTAQRILQYHLDQMFASPAL, encoded by the coding sequence ATGCCGAAGCGCGTCGACCACGACCTGCGGCGTGCACAGATTATTGACAGCCTGGTCCGCTGCGCCGCGCGGGAGGGACTGCATGCCATCACAATGCGAGCCGTCGCCGCCGAGGCCGGAGTATCACTGCGGTTGGTCCAGTATTATTTCCAGTCCAAGTCTCAAATGATGCAGGCAGCTCTCGAGTCCCTCGAATCCCAGAGTGTCGCGCAATGGGCAGAACGCATTACGGCATCGGCTTCGTCGTCCGCCCGTGCACGACTGGAAGCATTCCTCGCGGCAGCGCTGCCGACCGACGAGCAGAGCAGAACCCACCACCTGCTGTGGACGTCCTACGCGGTACTGTCCATGACCGACACGGCCATGGCTGAACAACCGTTCATCGACGGGCCCAACCTCCGTGAACGCGAACTCGCACAGCTGCTCCGTAACGCCATCGACGACGGCGAACTGCCCGTCGACCGTGATCCCGACATCGAAGCAGGCCGCTTACTGACACTTAGCCACGGCCTGGGAACAAGCGTTTTGGTCGGCCAACGCACCATCACGACAGCCCAGAGGATCCTGCAGTACCACCTCGACCAGATGTTCGCCAGCCCGGCACTGTGA
- a CDS encoding TetR/AcrR family transcriptional regulator: MATERLDRGRVIDAAVALLDAEGLDALSTRRLGAVLQASANAMYWHVGSKDNLVGLAADAVFAELELNTDDNTSWRERLAATARELRTMFTGHSWLTSAFAAYPNTQGPALRRFQNHLLVVCRQAGFEGFDLDWAGATVFSFVIGDAWGQTQSSTPDDSSITTVDLLEQVKPDLADYPLLLERYTALSNADPAVVNNTSFEFGLCTLLDGLQAHLDHQDDKAQPDA, from the coding sequence ATGGCCACCGAACGACTCGACCGTGGGCGCGTCATCGACGCCGCCGTCGCCCTCCTGGATGCCGAGGGGCTCGACGCACTGAGCACCCGGCGGCTGGGTGCGGTGCTTCAGGCCTCGGCGAATGCGATGTACTGGCACGTCGGCAGCAAGGACAACCTCGTCGGTCTCGCCGCCGACGCCGTCTTCGCCGAACTGGAGCTCAACACCGACGACAACACGTCCTGGCGTGAACGACTCGCCGCCACCGCCCGGGAACTCCGCACGATGTTCACCGGCCATTCGTGGCTCACCAGTGCTTTCGCCGCCTACCCGAACACTCAGGGACCCGCGCTCAGGCGCTTTCAGAACCACCTGCTCGTCGTCTGCCGACAGGCGGGGTTCGAGGGCTTCGATCTCGACTGGGCCGGCGCGACCGTGTTTTCCTTCGTCATCGGCGACGCCTGGGGTCAGACTCAGTCATCGACTCCGGACGACTCCTCGATCACGACCGTCGACCTGCTCGAGCAGGTCAAGCCCGACCTCGCCGACTACCCGCTGCTGCTGGAGCGGTACACGGCACTGTCGAACGCCGACCCGGCCGTAGTCAACAACACCAGCTTCGAATTCGGCCTGTGTACCCTGCTCGACGGGCTCCAGGCCCACCTCGACCACCAGGACGACAAAGCACAACCAGACGCATGA
- a CDS encoding VOC family protein, whose amino-acid sequence MARPTNRLHDITTFYGDLLGLQELHRGEADGWTAVMFGLPGDQYNLEFVAHTDGIDGEAPTRENLLVFYFGSADEQAEVAERLRNAGTPEVELDNPWWERNSACAFLDPDSWHVVLMPTPVMLSQMESGSTNS is encoded by the coding sequence ATGGCCCGCCCCACGAATCGGCTCCACGACATTACAACCTTCTACGGCGACTTGCTGGGCCTGCAGGAATTACATCGGGGCGAAGCAGACGGCTGGACAGCGGTGATGTTTGGCCTGCCCGGCGATCAGTACAACCTCGAGTTCGTCGCTCATACCGACGGGATAGACGGTGAAGCGCCTACGCGTGAGAATCTGCTCGTCTTCTACTTCGGCTCTGCCGATGAACAAGCCGAGGTGGCCGAGCGGCTGCGAAATGCCGGAACGCCCGAAGTCGAGCTGGACAATCCGTGGTGGGAACGTAACAGCGCCTGCGCCTTCCTCGATCCTGACTCTTGGCATGTCGTGCTGATGCCGACTCCGGTCATGCTCAGCCAAATGGAGAGCGGATCCACTAACAGTTGA
- a CDS encoding MarR family winged helix-turn-helix transcriptional regulator has protein sequence MIPSETTPSSAMAKELTASELAAWRGMLRITHRLRRDLGAELTRRHQLSMADYDALVALTAHPHRSMRMAALAETILQPRSSVTRIVNSLETRGLVRRDPTPDDARGASASLTGKGRRVFDQAHRTHIQGVRERFLDHLSADQLDALSRAWRAVDSTVL, from the coding sequence ATGATTCCATCCGAAACAACCCCCTCAAGCGCAATGGCCAAGGAGCTCACTGCGAGCGAGTTGGCGGCCTGGCGCGGGATGCTGCGGATCACCCACCGGCTCCGCCGCGACCTCGGCGCGGAGCTCACACGCAGGCACCAGCTGTCGATGGCCGACTACGACGCCCTCGTGGCCCTGACCGCACATCCTCACCGGTCGATGCGGATGGCCGCCCTCGCCGAGACGATTCTGCAGCCCCGCAGCAGCGTGACCCGGATCGTCAACTCGCTCGAGACTCGTGGCCTCGTTAGGCGCGATCCCACTCCCGATGATGCCCGCGGTGCCTCGGCAAGCCTCACCGGCAAAGGTCGGCGGGTCTTCGACCAGGCACACCGCACCCACATTCAGGGCGTCCGAGAGCGATTCCTCGACCACCTGAGCGCGGACCAGCTCGACGCGCTCTCACGTGCCTGGAGGGCGGTCGACTCCACCGTGCTGTGA
- a CDS encoding SDR family oxidoreductase encodes MKIAVIGATGTAGSRTVATLKNRGLSPVKVSRSTGVDLITGKGLTDALDGVDVVIDTSNAFPPDETIGLHEALTSATRHIVEACVAQRVGHLVFLSINGVDSPVFDDFPYYVAKRAQDDIVANSNVPSTVVKSSQWHEFATNPSAVTFEDEEVRVEDWLIQPVAADTVAEALVEAALGRPGAGPRTIAGPETIRLPELTTKLLSRLGGPRPVRTTAPALPALSEGALLAPDHAAILGPDIDTWLHTVDTAT; translated from the coding sequence ATGAAGATCGCTGTCATCGGAGCAACGGGTACCGCCGGGTCCCGCACCGTCGCCACGCTCAAGAACCGGGGCCTCAGCCCTGTCAAGGTCTCCCGGTCCACCGGGGTGGACCTGATCACCGGCAAAGGTCTGACCGATGCGCTGGACGGGGTCGACGTCGTGATCGACACCTCCAACGCCTTTCCTCCGGACGAGACTATCGGTCTGCACGAAGCACTCACCTCGGCTACCCGCCATATCGTCGAAGCCTGCGTCGCACAGCGGGTCGGGCACCTCGTGTTCCTGTCGATCAATGGAGTCGACAGCCCTGTGTTCGACGACTTCCCCTACTACGTGGCCAAGCGCGCCCAAGACGACATCGTGGCCAACAGCAACGTCCCCTCGACGGTCGTGAAGTCCAGTCAGTGGCACGAGTTCGCCACGAACCCGTCGGCCGTCACCTTCGAAGACGAGGAGGTTCGAGTCGAAGACTGGCTCATCCAGCCAGTGGCCGCCGATACTGTCGCCGAAGCGCTGGTCGAGGCGGCTCTGGGACGGCCAGGCGCAGGACCCAGGACGATTGCCGGACCAGAGACGATCCGGCTGCCAGAACTGACGACGAAGCTGCTGAGCCGGCTCGGTGGCCCCCGCCCCGTTCGTACCACCGCACCTGCGCTGCCGGCACTGTCCGAGGGCGCTCTCCTGGCTCCCGACCACGCCGCCATCCTCGGACCGGACATCGACACGTGGCTCCACACGGTCGATACGGCGACGTGA
- a CDS encoding response regulator — MTIRVLIADDQELVRGGFRMILDNEPDIEVVADVGDGANALERARTLRPDVCLLDIRMPEPDGLEVTRRLAGLTVRDPLKVVVVTTFDIDEYVYTALTNGASGFLLKDAGPTLLVEAVRAAVRGDALISPAITVRLLEHFAEPPPKPQAANPRPTGPVERLTGREDAVLNATAQGLTNQEIADRLHISLSTVKTHLSAIQTKLDARNRVEIATWAYRTGRMDR; from the coding sequence GTGACGATCCGGGTTCTGATCGCTGACGACCAGGAACTGGTCCGCGGCGGCTTCCGCATGATCCTCGACAATGAGCCCGACATCGAGGTCGTCGCCGACGTCGGTGACGGCGCGAATGCGCTCGAACGCGCCCGGACCCTGCGGCCGGACGTGTGTCTGCTCGACATCCGCATGCCGGAACCCGACGGTCTTGAGGTCACCCGCAGACTTGCCGGACTCACCGTGCGGGATCCGCTCAAGGTCGTGGTCGTGACGACGTTCGACATCGACGAATACGTCTACACCGCCCTGACCAACGGTGCCAGCGGCTTCCTCCTCAAAGACGCCGGGCCCACCTTGTTGGTCGAAGCCGTCCGAGCAGCCGTTCGCGGTGACGCCCTGATCTCGCCTGCCATCACGGTCCGACTGCTCGAACACTTCGCCGAACCCCCACCGAAACCACAGGCAGCCAACCCACGACCGACCGGACCGGTCGAGCGGCTCACCGGTCGCGAAGATGCCGTGCTGAACGCGACTGCCCAGGGGCTGACCAACCAGGAGATCGCCGACCGTTTGCACATTTCATTGTCGACGGTGAAAACGCACCTCTCGGCGATCCAAACCAAGCTTGACGCACGCAACCGGGTCGAAATCGCCACCTGGGCCTACCGCACCGGTCGGATGGACCGGTGA
- a CDS encoding MFS transporter — MSSSSASHLPPATRRRAGVVVLACAAQFMVVLDVSIVNVALPTIQADLGFSPAALQWVVNAYVLAFAGLLLLGGRLADIYGRRRVFLAGLMVFSMASLIGGIASHPGMLMAARTGQGVGAAVLAPATLTLLTTSIPRGPARTRALAAWTAVGMAGGTAGNLIGGALTEFLSWRWILLVNVPIGTAAVLATFALLGRDGHRTASRRLDIGGAILATVGLTALTFGLSRIESERWADPSVLVTIGAGVVALAGFVFVEARVTAEPLMPLGLFTVRSVAVGNLVMVLAGAAFMPMWVFLTLTLQQVLGYTALQTGLAFLPHTLITMLVTAKITPWLMGHVQGRTLIVIGALLAAAGFVWQSAITADSGYISGILGPAIVFSAGSGLLITPVTTAVTSDVADRDAGAASGIMNTARQAGGAIGLAVLYLLSEPTGTSRHAVADGYANAFVTIAVILIAVATLSLALPTNNEDDGQDPVADR, encoded by the coding sequence ATGTCTTCGAGTTCTGCCTCCCATCTGCCCCCGGCCACCCGCCGTCGTGCTGGTGTTGTCGTGTTGGCGTGTGCGGCCCAGTTCATGGTGGTGCTGGACGTGTCGATCGTCAACGTCGCCCTGCCCACGATCCAGGCAGACCTGGGCTTCAGCCCGGCGGCCCTGCAGTGGGTGGTCAATGCCTACGTGCTGGCCTTCGCCGGACTGTTGCTGCTTGGTGGTCGGCTGGCCGACATCTACGGCCGGCGGCGAGTCTTCCTCGCCGGCCTGATGGTCTTCTCCATGGCCAGCCTGATCGGCGGCATCGCCAGCCACCCCGGAATGCTGATGGCAGCGCGGACGGGCCAAGGGGTCGGGGCAGCGGTCCTCGCACCAGCGACATTGACGCTGCTGACCACATCGATCCCACGCGGTCCTGCGCGGACGCGGGCGCTGGCGGCATGGACGGCGGTCGGAATGGCCGGAGGGACGGCAGGCAACCTGATCGGGGGAGCGCTGACCGAGTTCCTGTCCTGGCGCTGGATCCTGCTGGTCAACGTCCCCATCGGCACTGCCGCAGTCCTTGCCACATTCGCCCTGCTTGGCCGTGACGGGCACCGGACCGCGTCCCGGCGGCTCGACATCGGCGGGGCAATTCTGGCCACCGTCGGGCTCACGGCACTGACGTTCGGCCTCAGCCGCATCGAATCGGAAAGATGGGCCGACCCGTCCGTGCTGGTCACCATCGGTGCCGGAGTGGTTGCCCTGGCCGGGTTCGTGTTCGTCGAGGCGCGAGTCACGGCTGAACCGCTGATGCCGCTGGGACTGTTCACGGTTCGATCGGTGGCCGTCGGTAACCTGGTGATGGTGCTGGCCGGAGCCGCTTTCATGCCGATGTGGGTCTTCCTCACCCTCACCCTCCAACAGGTACTGGGCTACACCGCGCTGCAGACCGGGCTCGCGTTCCTGCCGCACACGCTGATCACCATGCTGGTCACCGCGAAGATCACACCGTGGCTGATGGGCCATGTCCAGGGACGCACACTGATTGTGATCGGAGCCCTACTGGCGGCGGCGGGCTTCGTGTGGCAAAGCGCCATCACTGCCGACTCCGGTTACATCAGCGGCATCCTGGGGCCGGCGATCGTGTTCTCCGCTGGAAGCGGGTTGCTCATCACCCCGGTGACGACGGCCGTGACAAGCGACGTCGCCGACCGCGACGCCGGCGCTGCCTCCGGCATCATGAACACCGCCAGACAGGCCGGAGGCGCGATCGGTCTGGCGGTGCTCTACCTCCTCAGCGAGCCCACAGGCACTTCCCGACACGCTGTCGCCGACGGGTACGCGAACGCGTTCGTCACCATCGCCGTCATCCTCATCGCAGTCGCCACCCTCAGCCTCGCACTGCCCACCAACAACGAGGACGATGGACAAGACCCGGTCGCGGATCGCTGA